In a single window of the Arthrobacter sp. StoSoilA2 genome:
- a CDS encoding DUF3090 domain-containing protein, with protein MPTRVHEFAWPDRVVIGTIGLPGARTFYLQVRTGAQIVSIALEKQQSALLAEKIDELLDQLLTVDGNPFSVPTGTPIELVDNDPIEPPVEQFRTGAMTLDWDPTTAQIVVEAYPLIDVDADDEDEPLVEDGTNETEMMLVRMPVGTARAFAKRTREIVDAGRPICPRCGYPMDADGHDCTLPEV; from the coding sequence ATGCCTACACGCGTTCACGAGTTTGCCTGGCCTGATCGGGTTGTCATTGGCACCATTGGCCTTCCCGGAGCGCGCACGTTCTACCTGCAAGTGCGGACCGGGGCGCAGATCGTGAGTATTGCCCTTGAGAAGCAGCAGTCCGCCCTGCTCGCGGAGAAGATCGACGAACTGCTCGATCAGCTCCTCACCGTCGACGGCAACCCCTTCAGCGTCCCTACGGGTACACCCATTGAACTCGTCGACAATGACCCGATCGAACCTCCTGTGGAGCAGTTCCGCACCGGCGCCATGACCTTGGATTGGGACCCAACCACAGCCCAGATCGTCGTCGAGGCATACCCCCTCATCGACGTTGATGCTGACGACGAGGACGAACCGCTTGTTGAGGACGGCACTAACGAAACCGAAATGATGCTGGTGCGAATGCCGGTTGGCACCGCCCGCGCGTTCGCGAAGCGCACCCGTGAGATTGTGGACGCCGGGCGGCCGATATGCCCCCGCTGCGGTTACCCCATGGATGCGGACGGGCACGACTGCACCTTGCCCGAGGTCTAA
- a CDS encoding histidine phosphatase family protein yields MATLILVRHGRTTANASGLLAGRADGISLDQLGCDQAALAGDRLAAVPVAGVVSSPLERCRQTARLIIDRQAGSPQAVVDPDLTECDYGQWQGRKLDDLATEDLWPMVQSQPSAVVFPGGESMAAMQARSVAAIRRHDAAFEARNGPGAVWVAVSHGDVIKSILADALGMHLDLFQRINVSPGSVSIIHYSASRPSVHATNTEAGDLSWLSNGIRSGDAPVGGGAGQKTT; encoded by the coding sequence ATGGCAACACTAATTCTCGTGCGGCATGGCCGCACCACAGCCAACGCCAGTGGACTGTTGGCGGGTAGGGCCGACGGCATCAGCCTGGACCAACTGGGGTGCGATCAAGCAGCCCTGGCCGGTGACCGGCTCGCTGCTGTGCCCGTCGCCGGAGTGGTATCGAGCCCTCTTGAGCGTTGCCGGCAGACCGCCCGGCTCATCATCGATCGCCAGGCCGGCTCGCCGCAGGCAGTAGTCGATCCCGATCTCACCGAATGCGATTACGGTCAGTGGCAGGGCCGGAAGCTCGATGATCTCGCCACCGAGGATTTGTGGCCCATGGTGCAGTCGCAACCGTCCGCCGTAGTCTTTCCCGGCGGTGAATCCATGGCCGCGATGCAGGCCAGGTCCGTGGCAGCGATTCGACGCCACGATGCTGCCTTCGAAGCCCGGAACGGGCCAGGGGCCGTGTGGGTGGCCGTCAGCCACGGTGACGTCATCAAGTCAATCCTTGCCGACGCACTCGGCATGCACCTTGACCTGTTCCAGCGAATAAACGTCAGCCCCGGTTCCGTATCAATCATCCACTACAGCGCGAGTCGCCCCAGCGTCCATGCGACCAATACCGAAGCTGGTGACCTGTCATGGCTGTCCAACGGCATCCGTTCGGGCGATGCACCGGTGGGCGGCGGTGCAGGACAGAAGACGACGTGA
- a CDS encoding DUF3311 domain-containing protein produces the protein MSNQNGAGPDQGPFPAVPPGGQPTRETPTRGPARPLPYVVAGVLLVTAIVLPLMPQLYSFDAPRLGGMPFFYWYQLLWVPISAGLSGIAYWLVSTEDRRRRTAARAGNRNGGDRP, from the coding sequence GTGTCCAATCAAAATGGTGCGGGTCCGGATCAGGGCCCCTTCCCCGCAGTTCCGCCGGGCGGACAGCCAACCCGCGAGACGCCAACCCGAGGGCCGGCGAGGCCGCTACCCTACGTTGTGGCAGGCGTACTGTTGGTCACCGCGATCGTGCTCCCACTCATGCCGCAGCTGTACTCGTTCGACGCGCCACGCCTGGGCGGTATGCCCTTCTTCTACTGGTACCAGCTGCTCTGGGTGCCCATCTCCGCAGGGCTCAGCGGGATCGCCTACTGGCTGGTCAGTACGGAGGATCGACGACGGCGGACAGCGGCCCGCGCCGGGAACCGAAACGGAGGGGACAGGCCATGA
- a CDS encoding sodium:solute symporter has protein sequence MNGREINWIALIIVIVLFVIVAVMGFLAARWRKSDEGLHSLDEWGLGGRGFGTWITWFLLGGDLYTAYTFVAVPAAMWATGAVTGFFAVPYTIVLYPIIFIIMSRLWSVSHRHGYVTSADFVGGRYGSRWLSLAVAITGIVATMPYIALQLVGIKAVLTVLGLGSSENVLLTDLPLILAFVVLAAYTYTSGLRAPAMIAVVKDLLIYLSVIVAVIYLPIKFGGWDTIFGAAETKLGTVNQATGKPAGVFIPGGANYSAYWTLALGSALALFMYPHSVTGVLASKGRNTIRRNAAILPLYSLMLGFLALLGYVAIKAGTKPTDLDGSVNPQLVVPQLFLDHFPAWFAGVALAAIAIGALVPAAIMSIAAANLFTRNVYRDFIRPDVDPKTEARVSKIVSLVVKVGALIFVVAMDQTTAINLQLLGGIWILQTFPAVVAGLYTRWFDRWALLVGWAVGIAFGTVSAYNVVNPVTHAHFGGSVAPVPGTDFTVYIAVTAFVLNLIVAAVLTLVLRALKVPAGPDKTRPSDYGADETDPKIAEIERTHRFVEPGDAPPVP, from the coding sequence ATGAACGGACGCGAGATCAACTGGATCGCCCTCATCATCGTCATCGTGCTGTTCGTCATTGTTGCTGTTATGGGCTTCCTTGCCGCTCGGTGGCGCAAGTCGGACGAGGGGCTCCACAGCCTCGATGAATGGGGGCTGGGCGGCCGTGGCTTCGGCACGTGGATCACTTGGTTCCTGCTGGGCGGCGATCTATACACGGCCTACACCTTCGTGGCCGTGCCTGCAGCGATGTGGGCCACGGGCGCGGTGACCGGCTTCTTCGCCGTGCCGTATACGATCGTCCTCTACCCGATCATCTTCATCATCATGAGCCGGCTGTGGTCCGTGTCCCACAGGCACGGCTACGTCACTTCGGCGGATTTCGTTGGTGGCCGGTACGGGAGCCGGTGGCTGTCGCTCGCCGTCGCCATCACCGGCATTGTGGCGACGATGCCTTACATCGCCCTCCAGCTCGTGGGCATCAAGGCCGTCCTCACGGTGCTCGGCCTCGGCAGCTCCGAGAACGTGCTGCTGACGGACCTGCCGCTCATCCTCGCATTCGTCGTGCTCGCCGCCTACACCTACACCTCAGGTTTGCGGGCGCCGGCCATGATCGCCGTCGTCAAGGACCTGCTCATCTACCTCTCCGTCATCGTGGCGGTCATCTACCTTCCGATCAAGTTCGGCGGTTGGGACACGATTTTCGGTGCGGCGGAAACCAAGCTGGGCACAGTGAACCAGGCAACGGGCAAGCCCGCCGGGGTGTTCATCCCGGGCGGCGCCAACTACTCCGCGTATTGGACCCTGGCGCTCGGCTCAGCCTTGGCCCTCTTCATGTACCCGCACTCGGTGACTGGCGTCCTCGCGTCAAAAGGCCGCAACACGATCCGACGCAACGCAGCCATCCTGCCGCTTTACTCGCTCATGCTCGGGTTCCTCGCCCTGCTGGGTTACGTGGCCATCAAAGCCGGTACCAAGCCGACTGACCTCGATGGATCGGTCAATCCCCAACTCGTGGTCCCGCAGTTGTTCCTGGACCACTTCCCGGCGTGGTTCGCCGGAGTTGCCCTCGCGGCCATTGCCATCGGTGCCCTGGTGCCGGCGGCCATCATGTCCATTGCCGCGGCGAACCTGTTCACGCGCAACGTCTACCGGGACTTCATCCGGCCCGACGTCGACCCCAAGACAGAGGCGCGCGTCTCCAAGATCGTCTCGCTGGTGGTCAAGGTTGGCGCGCTCATCTTCGTCGTCGCCATGGACCAGACCACGGCGATCAACTTGCAGCTGCTGGGCGGTATCTGGATCCTCCAGACGTTCCCGGCCGTTGTAGCCGGCCTATACACGCGATGGTTTGACCGCTGGGCGCTGCTTGTCGGATGGGCGGTAGGCATAGCCTTCGGTACCGTCTCGGCCTACAACGTCGTCAACCCGGTGACCCACGCGCATTTTGGTGGATCCGTCGCCCCCGTCCCGGGAACCGACTTCACCGTGTATATCGCCGTTACGGCCTTCGTCCTCAACCTGATCGTCGCCGCTGTCCTCACCTTGGTGCTGCGCGCGCTGAAGGTGCCGGCAGGGCCGGACAAGACCCGGCCATCGGATTATGGCGCCGATGAAACCGATCCGAAGATTGCCGAGATCGAGCGGACGCATCGCTTCGTGGAGCCGGGAGACGCGCCCCCGGTGCCGTGA